A single genomic interval of Legionella israelensis harbors:
- the aroQ gene encoding type II 3-dehydroquinate dehydratase, which yields MKKILLLNGPSLNLLGTREPLLYGLTSLTDLTEALQKEAEKESVRLICKQSNSESQLIDFIHETGEDEDIQYIIFNPAAFTHTSIALRDALQCVNVPFIEVHITNIYGRETFRQHSYFSDIAQGVICGLGVKGYFLALQHVIDELK from the coding sequence ATGAAAAAAATACTTCTTCTGAATGGTCCGAGTTTAAACCTCCTTGGCACTCGAGAGCCTCTGCTTTATGGCCTCACCTCACTGACAGACCTGACAGAGGCGCTTCAAAAGGAGGCGGAAAAAGAAAGTGTGAGACTCATCTGCAAACAAAGCAACAGCGAAAGTCAACTCATTGATTTTATCCATGAAACCGGCGAAGATGAGGATATCCAATACATTATTTTTAATCCAGCTGCCTTTACACACACAAGTATTGCGCTGCGGGATGCATTGCAATGTGTCAATGTTCCTTTCATCGAAGTGCATATCACCAATATATATGGTCGGGAAACCTTTCGACAACATTCTTATTTTTCAGATATTGCCCAAGGGGTGATTTGTGGATTAGGTGTTAAAGGCTATTTCCTTGCTTTACAACATGTTATTGACGAACTCAAATAG
- the purH gene encoding bifunctional phosphoribosylaminoimidazolecarboxamide formyltransferase/IMP cyclohydrolase, with amino-acid sequence MAKKTTIPFCPKRALISVSDKKNIVKLAKQLQEQDIEIIATGNTAALLRKKGLSVTEVSDYTGFPEILDGRVKTLHPAIHAGILARGSQDSEILAQHGLQAIDLVIVNLYPFEQVISNPNCNFNRAIENIDIGGPTMIRSAAKNHAHTYVIVSPEDYKELMKYLHSQKVPANWAFHLAKKAFAHTAAYDAAISNYLGTLDEHYKPSNFPSIMTRQFIKKETDLRYGENPHQQAIFYTDKNSPPGSLAGAELLQGKELSYNNLLDADAALNCVKSFSRDKATCVIVKHANPCGIATSNDTINAYLRAFQADSTSAFGGIIAFNQTLTADTAAAILDKQFVEVIIAPEIHPEALAVFKQKDKIRVLQTGSFPQNQEFCLDLRQVSGGLLVQEHDALDISLNELQTVTLKRPTDNQLKDLLFAWQAVKHVKSNAIVYAKSLTTIGIGAGQSSRVMSARIGLWQAEQFGFDTEGAVMASDAFIPFPDTLELAANAGISAVIQPGGSIRDKEIIEFANANDIAMVFTGIRHFKH; translated from the coding sequence ATGGCTAAAAAAACAACCATCCCCTTTTGCCCTAAGCGAGCCTTAATCAGCGTATCGGACAAAAAAAATATTGTAAAACTGGCAAAACAACTGCAAGAGCAAGACATTGAAATCATTGCTACTGGCAACACGGCTGCTCTACTGAGAAAAAAAGGATTGTCTGTCACTGAGGTCAGTGATTACACCGGCTTTCCGGAAATACTTGATGGGCGGGTAAAAACTTTGCATCCAGCCATTCACGCAGGCATATTGGCCCGTGGCTCGCAGGATAGCGAGATCCTTGCTCAACATGGATTGCAAGCGATTGATCTGGTCATTGTCAACCTGTATCCATTTGAACAAGTGATCAGCAACCCGAATTGCAATTTTAACCGCGCTATAGAAAATATTGATATTGGCGGGCCTACCATGATTCGTTCCGCTGCCAAAAATCACGCTCATACTTATGTCATCGTCTCTCCAGAAGATTATAAGGAATTGATGAAATATCTTCATTCTCAAAAGGTACCGGCCAACTGGGCCTTTCATTTGGCTAAAAAAGCTTTTGCTCACACTGCGGCTTATGATGCGGCCATTTCTAATTATTTAGGAACACTTGATGAGCACTATAAACCCAGTAATTTTCCATCCATTATGACTCGCCAGTTTATAAAAAAGGAAACAGATTTACGTTATGGGGAGAATCCTCATCAACAGGCGATTTTTTACACCGATAAAAATTCACCCCCTGGCTCATTGGCAGGAGCAGAATTACTGCAAGGTAAGGAGTTATCCTACAATAATTTGCTGGATGCCGATGCCGCTTTAAATTGTGTGAAAAGTTTCTCCAGGGATAAAGCCACCTGTGTTATTGTCAAACATGCCAACCCCTGTGGCATTGCCACAAGCAATGATACTATAAACGCCTATCTCCGTGCTTTTCAAGCAGACTCCACTTCCGCTTTTGGTGGAATTATTGCTTTTAATCAAACGTTAACCGCTGATACAGCTGCCGCCATTCTTGACAAACAATTTGTTGAAGTCATTATTGCTCCCGAAATTCATCCGGAGGCCTTGGCTGTATTCAAGCAAAAAGACAAAATCCGCGTTCTTCAAACCGGTTCCTTTCCCCAAAACCAGGAGTTCTGCCTTGATTTACGACAAGTGAGCGGGGGTCTGCTTGTGCAAGAACATGATGCTCTGGATATATCCCTGAATGAACTGCAAACCGTTACGCTCAAGCGACCAACGGATAATCAGCTAAAAGATTTGCTTTTTGCCTGGCAAGCGGTGAAACATGTTAAATCCAACGCGATAGTGTATGCCAAGTCTTTAACCACCATTGGCATTGGAGCTGGACAAAGCAGCCGTGTCATGAGCGCTCGCATTGGTCTCTGGCAAGCTGAGCAATTCGGTTTTGATACAGAAGGAGCCGTCATGGCCTCTGATGCCTTTATTCCTTTTCCTGACACCCTCGAATTGGCTGCTAATGCCGGCATTTCGGCGGTCATTCAACCAGGAGGTTCCATCCGCGATAAGGAGATCATCGAGTTTGCCAACGCCAATGATATAGCAATGGTGTTTACCGGCATACGGCATTTTAAACATTGA
- the prmA gene encoding 50S ribosomal protein L11 methyltransferase — protein MWYQLNIECKDEALVEELSDLLEAQGALSVTLTDKNDDPVLEPAPGTTPLWPEVIIQALFEQMEEAEKNKKQVARQYPFLSFNIELIPEKDWQRVWMDTFKPRQFGQSLWICPSWHTPPDPEAVNLFLDPGLAFGTGTHPTTALCLTWLEQASLNQKCLIDYGCGSGILALAAVKLGAKQVYAVDIDEQALLATQNNAQTNQISESKLRISKPQELHTSCEILIANILLAPLLDLRERFYQLTKENGCLVVSGILKEQAEELIRVYQPHFTFQERFIIDEWVLLVFKRS, from the coding sequence GTGTGGTATCAATTAAATATTGAGTGCAAGGATGAAGCGCTGGTTGAAGAGCTATCTGATCTGCTCGAAGCTCAGGGCGCTTTATCCGTTACCCTTACGGATAAAAATGATGATCCTGTTCTGGAACCTGCGCCTGGTACTACACCTTTATGGCCGGAAGTCATTATTCAAGCTTTGTTTGAACAAATGGAAGAGGCCGAGAAAAATAAGAAGCAAGTAGCTAGACAATATCCTTTTTTATCTTTCAACATTGAATTAATCCCAGAAAAAGATTGGCAGAGAGTCTGGATGGATACCTTCAAGCCTCGCCAATTTGGCCAAAGCTTATGGATCTGTCCCAGTTGGCACACCCCTCCTGACCCCGAAGCTGTCAATCTGTTTCTTGACCCAGGACTTGCTTTTGGTACCGGTACCCACCCAACCACTGCTTTATGTCTAACCTGGCTGGAGCAGGCCTCCTTAAACCAGAAATGTTTAATTGATTATGGCTGCGGATCAGGAATACTGGCATTAGCCGCTGTTAAACTTGGAGCAAAACAGGTGTATGCCGTAGACATTGATGAGCAGGCACTGTTGGCAACCCAAAATAATGCCCAAACAAACCAGATTTCTGAAAGCAAGCTCAGAATCTCAAAACCACAAGAGTTGCACACCAGTTGTGAAATCCTTATTGCCAATATATTGTTAGCCCCATTACTGGATTTAAGAGAACGTTTTTATCAGTTAACAAAAGAAAATGGATGTTTAGTGGTGTCAGGGATTTTAAAAGAGCAGGCAGAAGAATTAATCCGTGTTTATCAACCGCACTTTACGTTCCAAGAGCGTTTTATTATAGATGAATGGGTATTATTGGTATTTAAACGGTCATAA
- the accB gene encoding acetyl-CoA carboxylase biotin carboxyl carrier protein — MDIRKIRKLIELLEETGISEIEIKEGEESVRLSRHNHVSPQETRYHYYPSSTLAPTAIPQTPPPASPAQVEVPPQPSTSEKEGHKVRSPMVGTMYTSPSPDAPPFVSVGQSVKVGDTLCIVEAMKMFNEIEADRAGVVTAILVNNGEPVEYDQPLFIIE; from the coding sequence ATGGATATTCGTAAGATTAGAAAATTAATTGAACTATTAGAAGAAACAGGAATTTCAGAGATAGAAATCAAGGAAGGTGAAGAGTCTGTACGTCTCAGTCGCCACAACCATGTCAGCCCTCAAGAAACACGTTATCATTATTATCCTTCCAGCACACTTGCTCCAACAGCAATACCGCAAACACCTCCTCCTGCATCTCCTGCGCAAGTCGAGGTCCCACCGCAACCTTCCACCTCAGAAAAGGAAGGACATAAAGTGCGCTCTCCCATGGTGGGGACAATGTATACTTCGCCATCGCCAGACGCACCGCCGTTTGTTAGCGTAGGCCAGTCGGTTAAAGTAGGTGACACTCTCTGTATCGTTGAAGCCATGAAAATGTTTAACGAAATTGAAGCGGATCGGGCCGGCGTCGTCACCGCTATCCTGGTCAATAATGGTGAGCCGGTAGAATACGATCAACCCTTGTTTATCATTGAATGA
- the oadA gene encoding sodium-extruding oxaloacetate decarboxylase subunit alpha: MTKTYITDVTLRDAHQCLIATRMRTEDMLPICKKMDAVGFWAMEVWGGATFDACLRYLKEDPWVRLRQLRKALPNTRLSMLLRGQNLLGYRHYADDVVRAFIHLAAKNGIDVFRVFDALNDVRNLQVSIEAVKKNKCHAQGTICYTISPVHTTERFVELGKALKDLGCDSIAIKDMAGLLTPKVAVDLFKALSKATQLPIHLHSHSTSGLASTCLYEAALAGCQHIDTAISSFSGGASHPATEALVAALADTAYDTELDLNLLMEIGDYFKEVRKKYQQFESEAQYIDSRVQVYQVPGGMISNLYNQLKEQQALDKIDAVHDEIPRVRKDLGYPPLVTPTSQVVGTQAVMNVLTGERYKTITNEVKLYCQGKYGAAPGKISPSLRKKAIGRTEVIDVRPADLLSNELNKLRKDIADLAESDEDVLTYAMFPEIGHQFLEQRKNNTLVPEPLLTRAAVDERSKLSEFDISVHGENYHIQIAGFGERAPGQRACFLWVDGVPEEVIVEHGAVENEPESKQKPKPNQAGDITVAMPGTIVSVDVKTGDKIKKGQGLLVLEAMKMETEIQAPSAGKIKEVLCEKGDKVTPEQVLIRMDLE; this comes from the coding sequence ATGACCAAGACCTACATTACCGATGTGACGTTAAGGGATGCTCATCAGTGTCTGATTGCTACGCGTATGCGCACGGAAGACATGTTGCCGATATGTAAGAAAATGGATGCCGTCGGCTTTTGGGCAATGGAAGTATGGGGAGGAGCAACATTTGATGCTTGTTTGCGCTATTTAAAAGAAGATCCATGGGTGAGGCTGCGGCAATTACGCAAGGCTTTACCCAATACGCGTTTGTCCATGTTGTTAAGAGGACAGAATCTTTTAGGCTATCGTCATTACGCCGATGATGTGGTTCGTGCTTTTATTCATCTTGCAGCAAAAAACGGTATTGATGTGTTCAGAGTATTTGATGCCTTGAATGATGTAAGAAATCTACAGGTTTCTATAGAAGCGGTTAAAAAAAATAAATGCCATGCGCAGGGAACCATTTGTTATACCATAAGCCCGGTACATACGACCGAACGCTTCGTTGAGTTGGGAAAAGCATTGAAAGATTTAGGTTGTGACAGCATTGCCATTAAAGATATGGCCGGATTATTGACGCCTAAAGTCGCTGTAGATTTGTTTAAAGCTTTATCAAAGGCCACACAGCTACCCATTCACTTGCATAGTCATTCCACTTCCGGGCTGGCAAGCACCTGTCTTTATGAGGCGGCTCTAGCTGGGTGTCAACATATTGATACGGCTATCTCTTCCTTTTCAGGGGGAGCATCACATCCTGCTACCGAAGCTTTGGTGGCCGCCTTGGCAGACACCGCTTATGATACTGAACTTGATTTGAATTTATTAATGGAGATCGGGGATTATTTTAAAGAGGTGCGCAAGAAATATCAGCAATTTGAAAGTGAGGCCCAGTATATTGATTCTCGCGTGCAGGTATACCAGGTTCCAGGAGGTATGATTTCCAATCTTTACAATCAGCTAAAAGAACAGCAGGCTTTGGATAAAATAGATGCTGTACATGACGAAATACCGCGTGTTCGCAAGGATCTGGGATATCCACCTTTGGTGACACCGACTTCCCAGGTGGTAGGAACCCAGGCGGTTATGAATGTATTGACCGGAGAACGGTACAAAACCATTACTAATGAAGTTAAATTGTATTGTCAAGGCAAATATGGTGCTGCTCCAGGTAAAATCAGTCCCTCCTTGCGCAAGAAAGCGATTGGACGAACGGAGGTAATTGATGTTCGTCCAGCGGATTTATTGTCTAATGAATTAAATAAACTTCGTAAAGACATTGCTGATTTGGCTGAATCAGATGAGGACGTGTTGACTTATGCCATGTTCCCCGAAATTGGCCACCAGTTTTTGGAGCAGCGTAAAAACAATACACTTGTACCGGAACCTTTGCTGACGCGCGCAGCGGTTGATGAGCGTTCAAAATTATCCGAATTTGATATCAGTGTGCACGGTGAGAATTACCATATCCAGATTGCCGGTTTTGGTGAGCGGGCTCCTGGACAGCGTGCTTGTTTTCTGTGGGTGGATGGTGTTCCCGAGGAAGTGATTGTGGAGCATGGAGCAGTGGAAAATGAGCCTGAGTCAAAGCAGAAACCAAAGCCAAATCAGGCCGGGGATATTACGGTTGCCATGCCGGGAACGATCGTTTCTGTGGACGTTAAGACAGGTGATAAAATAAAGAAAGGACAGGGCTTGCTGGTATTGGAAGCCATGAAAATGGAAACGGAAATTCAGGCTCCTTCTGCTGGAAAGATAAAAGAAGTTCTGTGTGAAAAAGGGGATAAAGTTACACCTGAACAGGTTTTGATTCGCATGGATTTGGAATAA
- the accC gene encoding acetyl-CoA carboxylase biotin carboxylase subunit, with protein MLSKIVIANRGEIALRILRACKELGIQTVAVHSDVDKDLLHVRLADETVCIGPAPAQKSYLNIPAIISAAEITDAVAIHPGYGFLAENADFADIVEQSGFRFIGPRGDTIRLMGDKVSAINAMKKAGVPCVPGSDGPLSDNDDLNLQLGRKIGYPVIIKAAGGGGGRGMRVVHTEANLLNAIALTRSEAKAAFNNSMVYMEKFLENPRHIEFQVLGDGRGNAIHLAERDCSMQRRHQKVVEEAPAPGITEELRQEVGEKVINACRELNYRGAGTFEFLYQDGCFYFIEMNTRIQVEHPVTEMITGIDLIKEQIKIASELPFNWTQDDIRIQGHAIECRINAEDPKTFIPSPGTIKLLHQPGGPGIRFDSHIYSSYTVPPNYDSMIGKLISYGKTRREAITRMQNAMDEIIIEGIKTNIELHQQIIKDKSFIEGGTNIHYLEKMLKE; from the coding sequence ATGTTAAGTAAAATAGTCATCGCCAACCGTGGTGAGATTGCTCTGCGTATTTTACGGGCCTGTAAGGAACTCGGTATTCAAACCGTCGCTGTTCATTCTGACGTGGACAAGGATCTGCTGCACGTACGGCTGGCTGATGAAACCGTTTGCATTGGTCCAGCCCCCGCTCAAAAAAGCTATTTAAACATTCCTGCCATCATTTCGGCAGCAGAGATCACCGATGCCGTCGCAATCCATCCTGGCTATGGTTTTTTGGCAGAAAATGCCGATTTTGCTGATATTGTGGAACAAAGTGGTTTTCGTTTCATTGGCCCACGCGGCGATACTATACGCTTGATGGGAGATAAGGTTTCCGCCATTAACGCCATGAAAAAAGCCGGTGTGCCTTGTGTTCCTGGCTCCGATGGCCCTTTATCTGATAACGATGATTTAAATCTACAGTTAGGGCGAAAAATTGGTTATCCTGTCATTATTAAAGCCGCAGGAGGAGGTGGCGGCCGTGGAATGCGTGTTGTCCATACTGAGGCCAATCTTCTTAATGCAATTGCCTTAACTCGCAGTGAAGCAAAAGCCGCCTTCAACAATTCCATGGTCTACATGGAAAAATTCCTTGAAAACCCTCGACACATTGAATTTCAGGTACTGGGTGACGGTAGAGGAAACGCCATTCATTTGGCTGAGCGTGACTGCTCAATGCAAAGGCGCCATCAGAAAGTGGTGGAAGAAGCGCCCGCACCAGGAATCACAGAAGAATTAAGGCAGGAAGTTGGTGAAAAGGTGATCAATGCATGCCGCGAGCTCAACTACCGCGGAGCGGGAACCTTTGAATTCCTGTATCAGGACGGCTGCTTTTATTTTATTGAAATGAACACCCGCATTCAGGTGGAGCATCCGGTTACAGAGATGATTACCGGCATTGACCTCATCAAAGAACAGATAAAAATAGCCAGCGAGCTACCGTTTAACTGGACACAGGATGACATCCGAATTCAAGGTCATGCCATTGAATGTCGCATCAACGCCGAAGATCCTAAAACGTTCATTCCTTCTCCGGGAACCATCAAATTATTACATCAACCGGGAGGTCCTGGTATCCGCTTTGACTCTCATATCTACAGCAGTTATACCGTTCCCCCCAATTATGATTCAATGATTGGTAAATTAATAAGCTATGGAAAAACACGTCGGGAAGCTATAACAAGAATGCAGAATGCGATGGATGAAATCATTATTGAGGGGATCAAAACCAATATTGAATTACACCAGCAAATCATCAAAGACAAATCGTTCATCGAGGGTGGAACCAATATTCATTATCTTGAAAAAATGCTAAAGGAATGA